In a genomic window of Anoxybacter fermentans:
- a CDS encoding TldD/PmbA family protein, producing MLDKELMEKVLKKALEYGGDFAEIFFEDKRTNNIVAEGGVIEKVKSGFDMGVGIRVIYGEKVSYAFTDDLSPKELMEAARSAAAAAKGSGKDVIVIDLTRKSVPNLHPVKIEPTGYNKNAKVEIIMKADEAARVSDLIKQVTISFMDQFRKIMIANSEGLWVEDEQVFIRFTVSTVAQRGDLIQTGSVSKGKAMGIELFDLYDPEILARTAGEQAITMLNARPAPSGKMDVIINNGFGGVLFHEACGHGLEADAIVKGSSVFAGKVGQKVASSIVTAIDDPTIPNEWGSYNIDDEGTPAQRTVLIENGILREYMWDRVNAKKAGRLRSTGNGRRMSYRHLPIPRMTNTFIANGESKYEELFKNVQRGLFAKALGGGQVNTSTGDFVFAVREGYLIENGQITEPVRGATLVGNGPEVLHKIEMIADNLDFEPGMCGKQFQSVNAAVGQPTLLISDITVGGTERKGEK from the coding sequence ATGCTGGATAAAGAGTTAATGGAAAAGGTACTTAAAAAAGCCCTGGAGTATGGAGGTGATTTTGCTGAAATATTTTTTGAAGATAAGCGTACAAATAATATTGTTGCTGAAGGTGGAGTAATAGAAAAGGTAAAGAGCGGTTTTGATATGGGGGTAGGTATCCGGGTTATTTATGGGGAAAAAGTATCTTATGCTTTTACTGATGATTTAAGTCCGAAGGAGTTAATGGAAGCTGCCCGGAGTGCAGCGGCAGCTGCTAAAGGTTCGGGTAAAGATGTGATTGTCATTGATCTGACCCGTAAATCTGTCCCCAACCTTCATCCGGTTAAGATTGAACCTACTGGGTATAACAAAAATGCCAAAGTAGAGATTATCATGAAAGCTGACGAGGCAGCGCGGGTTTCGGATCTGATAAAACAGGTTACTATCAGTTTTATGGATCAGTTCCGGAAAATTATGATTGCTAATAGTGAGGGACTCTGGGTTGAAGATGAACAGGTGTTTATCCGTTTTACCGTAAGTACTGTAGCCCAACGAGGAGATTTAATTCAAACCGGTTCAGTCTCTAAAGGTAAGGCTATGGGTATTGAACTCTTTGATTTATATGACCCAGAGATTTTAGCGCGTACTGCGGGTGAACAGGCTATAACCATGTTAAATGCCAGACCTGCGCCGTCAGGAAAAATGGATGTGATTATCAATAATGGTTTTGGTGGAGTTCTCTTCCATGAAGCCTGTGGTCATGGTTTAGAAGCAGACGCTATAGTTAAAGGTTCATCGGTTTTTGCTGGAAAGGTGGGCCAAAAGGTAGCATCATCCATTGTAACTGCCATTGATGATCCTACTATACCAAATGAGTGGGGATCTTATAATATTGATGATGAAGGAACCCCTGCACAGCGTACCGTCCTGATTGAGAATGGAATTTTAAGAGAATATATGTGGGATCGGGTAAATGCTAAAAAAGCTGGTCGTTTAAGATCTACAGGTAACGGACGCCGCATGTCCTACCGTCATTTACCGATTCCTCGAATGACCAATACTTTTATCGCCAATGGTGAAAGTAAATATGAGGAACTCTTTAAAAATGTCCAGAGGGGTCTTTTTGCTAAAGCTTTAGGTGGTGGTCAGGTGAATACTTCCACTGGTGATTTTGTTTTTGCCGTAAGAGAGGGTTATCTGATTGAAAATGGACAGATTACAGAGCCGGTCCGGGGTGCGACTTTAGTCGGTAATGGCCCTGAGGTATTACATAAAATTGAGATGATAGCTGATAATTTGGATTTTGAACCCGGTATGTGTGGTAAACAGTTTCAGTCTGTCAATGCTGCTGTTGGTCAGCCTACACTTTTAATCAGTGATATTACGGTTGGTGGAACCGAGAGAAAGGGGGAGAAGTGA